A part of Winslowiella toletana genomic DNA contains:
- a CDS encoding ABC transporter permease subunit produces MDAFLLQQLINGLTLGAVYGLIAIGYTMVYGIIGMINFAHGEVYMISAYLCAIGLGLLSFFGIHSFPLLIFGTLIFTIVVTGVYGWTIERIAYRPLRNSTRLAPLISAIGMSLILQNYVQISQGPNQQGIPTLLTGVLRFDVGDGVVQITWTKIFILLAALAGMALLTWIIQFTRLGRICRATQQDRRMASILGINTDRVISLVFVMGAAMAGLAGVLVTMNYGTFDFYAGFIIGIKAFTAAVLGGIGSLPGAMLGGLLLGIAEAQFAGLVNSDYKDVFSFGLLVVILIFRPQGLLGRPMVAKV; encoded by the coding sequence ATGGATGCATTCTTACTGCAACAGCTGATTAACGGGCTGACGTTGGGCGCGGTATATGGCCTGATCGCCATCGGTTACACCATGGTTTATGGCATTATCGGCATGATTAACTTCGCTCACGGCGAAGTCTATATGATCTCCGCTTACCTCTGCGCCATCGGCCTCGGTCTGCTCTCCTTTTTTGGCATTCACTCCTTTCCGCTGCTGATTTTTGGCACGCTGATCTTCACCATCGTGGTGACCGGTGTTTACGGCTGGACGATTGAGCGTATCGCCTATCGGCCGCTGCGGAATTCAACGCGGCTGGCGCCGCTGATCTCAGCCATCGGTATGTCACTTATCCTGCAGAATTACGTCCAGATCAGTCAGGGACCGAATCAGCAGGGGATCCCGACGTTGCTGACCGGCGTATTACGCTTCGATGTCGGTGACGGCGTGGTGCAAATCACCTGGACCAAAATATTTATTCTGCTGGCGGCGCTGGCCGGAATGGCGCTGCTGACATGGATTATTCAGTTTACCCGCCTCGGGCGCATCTGCCGCGCGACGCAGCAGGACCGGCGAATGGCCTCGATTCTTGGCATCAATACCGATCGGGTGATTTCACTGGTGTTTGTGATGGGCGCGGCGATGGCCGGACTGGCGGGGGTACTGGTGACCATGAACTACGGCACCTTTGATTTCTATGCCGGATTTATTATTGGCATCAAAGCGTTTACCGCTGCGGTGCTGGGCGGCATTGGCTCATTACCCGGTGCGATGCTCGGCGGTTTACTGTTGGGCATTGCCGAAGCGCAATTCGCCGGGCTGGTGAACTCCGATTATAAAGATGTCTTCTCGTTTGGCTTGCTGGTGGTCATCCTGATTTTTCGCCCTCAGGGGTTGTTGGGCCGTCCGATGGTCGCGAAGGTTTGA
- a CDS encoding ABC transporter ATP-binding protein, translated as MSQPLLEFRHVDVFYGPIQALNGISLTVNEGETVSLIGANGAGKSTLLMSIFGQPRIAAGQILYRGADISQKSTHFIASNGIAQAPEGRRIFPDMTVEENLLMGTIAIGSRYQKEDKARMYQLFPRLEERRSQRAMTLSGGEQQMLAIARALMSRPKLLLLDEPSLGLAPIVVKQIFQILRELTQQGMTLFLVEQNANHALKLSNRAYVMVNGEIRLTGSGQELLVNPEVRSAYLGGV; from the coding sequence ATGAGCCAGCCACTACTTGAGTTTCGCCACGTTGATGTATTTTATGGCCCGATTCAGGCACTGAACGGCATTTCGCTGACGGTCAATGAAGGTGAAACCGTCTCGCTGATTGGCGCGAACGGCGCCGGGAAATCGACCTTACTGATGTCGATCTTTGGTCAGCCGCGTATTGCCGCCGGGCAGATCCTCTATCGCGGCGCAGATATCAGCCAGAAATCTACCCACTTTATCGCCAGTAACGGTATTGCGCAGGCGCCGGAAGGGCGGCGGATTTTTCCGGATATGACGGTCGAGGAGAATTTGCTGATGGGCACCATCGCCATCGGCAGCCGCTATCAGAAGGAGGATAAGGCGCGAATGTATCAGCTGTTTCCGCGACTGGAAGAGCGACGCAGTCAGCGCGCAATGACCTTGTCAGGCGGCGAACAGCAGATGCTGGCGATTGCCCGCGCGCTAATGAGCCGGCCCAAACTGCTGTTGCTGGATGAACCCAGTCTCGGGCTGGCGCCGATTGTGGTGAAGCAGATCTTTCAGATTCTGCGCGAGCTGACGCAGCAGGGGATGACGCTGTTTCTGGTGGAGCAGAATGCTAATCACGCCCTGAAGTTATCAAATCGCGCTTATGTGATGGTTAACGGCGAGATCCGCCTGACTGGCAGCGGGCAGGAATTGCTGGTGAATCCTGAAGTGAGAAGTGCTTATTTGGGTGGGGTGTAA
- a CDS encoding NAD-dependent epimerase/dehydratase family protein, whose protein sequence is MKNVTVVGADGFIGSAVVKELCLNGYSPITVTRNSKIDKDINNINIVFYLAGSCTPHNAADNAVHSRFDLKSLMQFLDNLKGVKTRPLFVFASSAGTVYDPAGPQPYRESSWLKAVNHYGQSKLEQENVVREASWVEPLILRLSNIYGPYQKAKPGFGVIAHWAQKISRYEPIEMMGNSGRDYLNIADLVDIFLKIAHNSPTRYTGLTVNIASGETITLEELYHVFTKATVRPIEMIKKPARAFDVKYVSIDNSLAKELFNWQPEITLIAGIKAVLTANYAANNKNIET, encoded by the coding sequence ATGAAAAATGTCACCGTTGTTGGAGCAGATGGATTTATTGGGAGCGCTGTAGTCAAAGAACTCTGTTTAAACGGCTACAGCCCCATCACTGTCACCCGAAATAGTAAAATCGACAAAGACATTAATAATATCAATATCGTGTTTTATCTGGCGGGTTCGTGTACGCCACATAACGCAGCGGATAATGCCGTACACTCCAGGTTTGATTTAAAGTCTCTTATGCAATTTCTGGATAATTTAAAAGGAGTTAAAACACGCCCTTTATTCGTCTTCGCTTCTTCAGCGGGGACAGTATATGACCCTGCCGGACCTCAGCCTTACAGAGAATCCTCTTGGTTGAAAGCGGTAAACCACTATGGACAAAGCAAGCTAGAACAAGAAAACGTGGTGCGAGAAGCCAGCTGGGTGGAGCCTCTTATACTAAGACTTTCAAATATTTACGGCCCGTATCAAAAGGCCAAACCGGGATTCGGTGTTATAGCCCATTGGGCACAAAAAATATCCAGGTATGAACCCATTGAAATGATGGGGAATTCAGGTCGGGATTATCTCAACATCGCTGACCTGGTAGACATCTTTCTAAAAATCGCGCATAACTCTCCAACGCGTTATACGGGGCTAACTGTCAATATCGCCTCCGGGGAGACGATTACGCTTGAAGAGCTTTATCACGTTTTTACCAAAGCAACCGTTCGCCCCATTGAGATGATTAAAAAACCTGCCAGAGCCTTTGATGTAAAATATGTTTCAATCGATAATTCCTTAGCTAAGGAATTATTTAACTGGCAGCCTGAAATTACACTTATTGCAGGTATAAAAGCTGTCTTAACGGCTAATTACGCAGCTAATAATAAAAACATAGAGACATGA
- a CDS encoding inositol-3-phosphate synthase translates to MSTNNPIRVAIVGVGNCASSLVQGVEYYKNAPDDQPVPGLMHVRFGKYHVSDIKFVMAFDVDAAKVGLDLSAAIYASENNTIKFSPVPSTGVTVLRGPTLDGLGYYYRQLIQESDAPPVDVVTSLKNANVQVLINYLPVGSADAARFYAQAAIDAGVAFINAIPVFIASRPEWAKKFTDAGIPIIGDDIKSQIGATITHRELVKLFEKRGVVLDRTYQLNVGGNMDFKNMLERDRLELKKISKTQAVTSNTSAILSARNLHIGPSDHVPWLDDRKLAFIRLEGRNFGDAPVSLECKLEVWDSPNSAGVIIDAVRAAKIGLDRGLRGPLVAPSSYFMKSPAEQFPDDIAHENVEAFIRGETGH, encoded by the coding sequence ATGAGTACAAACAATCCTATTCGTGTGGCCATTGTCGGCGTTGGCAACTGTGCTTCTTCGTTGGTCCAGGGTGTTGAGTACTACAAGAATGCACCAGATGATCAGCCCGTTCCGGGTCTGATGCACGTACGGTTCGGTAAATATCACGTCTCTGATATTAAATTTGTGATGGCCTTCGATGTCGACGCAGCCAAAGTCGGGCTTGACCTGTCGGCGGCAATTTATGCGTCGGAGAACAATACGATAAAATTTTCCCCAGTGCCATCCACCGGCGTAACAGTGCTTCGTGGCCCAACGCTGGACGGGCTGGGATATTACTACCGGCAGCTTATTCAGGAGTCTGACGCACCTCCGGTTGACGTCGTCACTTCATTAAAAAATGCTAACGTCCAGGTGCTGATCAATTATCTTCCGGTTGGTTCAGCAGACGCAGCCCGCTTCTACGCACAAGCGGCAATTGATGCGGGGGTGGCCTTTATCAATGCGATACCCGTGTTTATCGCCAGCAGACCCGAATGGGCAAAAAAATTCACGGACGCCGGAATCCCAATTATCGGCGATGACATTAAATCCCAAATTGGGGCGACAATCACCCATCGCGAGTTGGTAAAGCTTTTTGAAAAACGAGGCGTGGTTCTCGATCGCACATACCAACTGAATGTCGGTGGCAATATGGACTTTAAAAACATGCTGGAGCGGGATCGGCTGGAGCTTAAGAAGATCTCCAAAACCCAGGCTGTCACTTCAAATACTTCAGCAATATTATCGGCGAGGAATCTGCATATCGGCCCCTCTGATCATGTCCCATGGCTGGATGACCGGAAGCTGGCCTTTATCCGTCTGGAGGGACGTAACTTTGGTGATGCTCCAGTCTCGCTAGAATGTAAACTTGAGGTTTGGGACTCGCCTAATTCAGCGGGTGTAATCATTGATGCCGTGCGGGCAGCGAAAATTGGCTTAGACCGCGGGCTTAGAGGGCCTCTGGTTGCCCCTTCCAGTTACTTTATGAAGTCGCCAGCAGAACAATTTCCTGACGATATCGCCCATGAAAACGTTGAGGCTTTTATTCGCGGTGAAACAGGACATTGA
- a CDS encoding branched-chain amino acid ABC transporter substrate-binding protein: protein MSLKMIKLPLQMAIAGCLSTALYAHADVTIGIAGPLTGPNATYGAQYWKGASQAAADINAAGGIKGEKIVLVQGDDACEPKQAVAVANRLVDESKVSAVVGHFCSSSTMPASEVYDEAGVLTITPGSTNPKITERGMKGMFRMCGRDDQQGVVAANYMLDVLKAKKIAVIHDKDTYGQGLADATKAALEKRGTKEVLYEGLSRGEKDFNALVTKIGALKPDVVYFGGCHPEAGPLVRQMREQGVQAKFFSGDCVVTAEMVTAAGGPQYTKGVLMTFGNDPRTIPAGKSVIEKFRASGFEPEGYTLYAYASIQAIAAAYNGAGKDNEKASEWLKSHTVDTVMGPKSWDGKGDLKVSDYVVYQWDDQGKYHQL from the coding sequence ATGTCTTTGAAAATGATTAAGTTACCGCTTCAGATGGCTATTGCTGGTTGTTTAAGTACCGCGCTGTATGCGCATGCGGATGTGACAATTGGCATCGCCGGGCCATTAACCGGTCCTAATGCCACCTATGGCGCCCAATACTGGAAAGGGGCGTCACAAGCCGCCGCCGATATTAATGCCGCAGGCGGTATTAAAGGCGAAAAAATCGTGCTGGTGCAGGGCGATGACGCCTGCGAACCCAAGCAGGCGGTGGCGGTGGCTAACCGCCTGGTGGATGAATCTAAAGTCTCTGCCGTCGTTGGACACTTCTGCTCCTCCTCAACCATGCCGGCATCGGAAGTGTATGACGAAGCCGGTGTGCTGACCATTACCCCGGGATCGACCAACCCGAAAATTACCGAACGCGGTATGAAAGGCATGTTCCGTATGTGTGGCCGTGACGATCAGCAGGGTGTGGTGGCGGCGAACTATATGCTGGATGTGCTGAAAGCGAAAAAAATTGCGGTTATCCATGACAAAGATACTTACGGGCAGGGGCTGGCCGATGCGACCAAAGCAGCGCTGGAAAAACGCGGCACCAAAGAGGTGCTGTATGAAGGCCTGTCGCGCGGTGAAAAAGACTTTAACGCGCTGGTCACCAAAATCGGCGCTCTGAAGCCGGATGTGGTCTATTTCGGCGGCTGCCATCCGGAAGCTGGCCCACTGGTGCGCCAGATGCGTGAGCAGGGTGTGCAGGCGAAATTTTTCTCCGGTGACTGTGTGGTCACTGCCGAGATGGTTACCGCTGCCGGCGGCCCGCAGTATACCAAAGGGGTGCTGATGACTTTTGGTAATGACCCGCGCACCATTCCTGCCGGTAAATCGGTGATTGAAAAATTCCGCGCCAGCGGATTTGAGCCGGAAGGCTACACCCTGTATGCCTATGCCTCCATTCAGGCGATCGCCGCGGCCTATAACGGCGCCGGCAAAGACAATGAAAAAGCCAGTGAATGGCTGAAATCCCATACTGTCGATACCGTGATGGGGCCGAAATCCTGGGACGGCAAGGGCGACCTGAAAGTGTCGGATTATGTGGTCTATCAATGGGATGATCAGGGCAAATATCACCAGCTGTAA
- the livM gene encoding high-affinity branched-chain amino acid ABC transporter permease LivM, with product MTERAIKPGLNIRQCLVDMVLAGLCALVVFGPIVGVILKGYSFTLSPGRVALLVGVVMVGRLLLSLTLQSQRGRQFISRFEGADDGVYVRPAGYQSRLRWIIPLLLLLAILFPFIATKYLLTVAILGLIYVLLGLGLNIVVGLAGLLDLGYVAFYAIGAYGLALGYQYLGLGFWAMLPLGAILAALAGALLGFPVLRMHGDYLAIVTLGFGEIIRLVLTNWLSFTGGPNGVSVPAPTFFGLEFARRARDGGVPFHEFFHTTYNPNLKFIFIYAVLILVVLLVLFIKHRLTRMPIGRAWEALREDEIACRSLGLNHVLVKLSAFMLGASTAGVAGVFFATYQGFVNPTSFTFFESALILAIVVLGGMGSTLGVVLAAFVLTVAPELLRSFAEYRVLLFGVLMVLMMIWRPRGLVRTSRTGVVVRKGVAP from the coding sequence ATGACAGAGAGGGCTATCAAACCGGGGCTGAATATCCGCCAATGCCTGGTCGATATGGTGCTGGCCGGACTTTGCGCGCTGGTGGTGTTTGGACCGATCGTTGGCGTCATTTTAAAAGGGTACAGTTTTACGCTTTCGCCTGGACGCGTGGCGCTGCTGGTTGGCGTGGTGATGGTGGGGCGCTTATTGCTCAGCCTGACGCTGCAAAGCCAGCGCGGGCGCCAATTTATCAGCCGTTTTGAGGGCGCTGATGATGGCGTCTATGTCCGCCCGGCCGGCTACCAGTCGCGTCTGCGCTGGATTATTCCGCTGCTGCTGCTGCTGGCGATACTGTTTCCGTTTATCGCCACTAAGTATCTGCTGACCGTGGCGATTCTTGGCCTGATCTACGTACTGCTGGGGCTGGGGCTGAATATTGTGGTGGGGCTGGCGGGGCTGCTCGATCTTGGTTATGTAGCGTTTTATGCGATTGGCGCTTACGGGCTGGCGCTCGGCTATCAATATCTCGGGTTGGGATTCTGGGCGATGTTGCCGCTGGGTGCGATTCTGGCGGCGCTGGCGGGCGCGCTGCTGGGGTTTCCGGTGCTGCGTATGCATGGTGACTATCTGGCGATTGTCACACTGGGGTTTGGCGAAATCATTCGTCTGGTGCTGACTAACTGGCTGAGTTTTACCGGTGGGCCGAATGGCGTATCGGTGCCCGCGCCGACCTTTTTCGGCCTGGAGTTCGCGCGCCGTGCCAGAGACGGCGGCGTGCCGTTCCACGAATTTTTTCATACCACCTACAATCCCAACCTGAAATTTATCTTTATCTACGCGGTGCTGATTCTGGTGGTGTTGCTGGTGCTGTTTATTAAGCACCGCCTGACACGGATGCCGATTGGCCGCGCATGGGAAGCACTGCGCGAAGATGAAATCGCCTGCCGCTCGCTGGGGCTGAACCATGTGCTGGTTAAGCTTTCCGCCTTTATGCTGGGGGCGTCGACCGCAGGTGTCGCCGGGGTGTTTTTCGCCACTTATCAGGGATTCGTGAACCCAACCTCTTTTACCTTCTTTGAATCGGCGTTGATCCTGGCGATTGTGGTGCTGGGGGGGATGGGGTCGACGCTGGGGGTGGTGCTGGCGGCGTTTGTGCTGACTGTAGCGCCTGAACTGCTGCGCAGTTTTGCCGAATATCGCGTGTTGCTGTTCGGCGTACTGATGGTGCTGATGATGATCTGGCGACCGCGCGGACTGGTACGTACCAGCCGCACCGGTGTTGTGGTACGCAAAGGAGTCGCGCCATGA
- a CDS encoding ABC transporter permease encodes MSSLALRLRPSLPWPLWPALGFLLLVALAVIVPGWLTANDPLLADPVNAQLPPSLHHWLGTDQLGRDLLTRIIYGSRYSLLISVAAISLAVVAGTLLGLFAALARGVADELLSRTVDVISAFPDLLLALMLIAFTGPGTSNLIIALGVASVPRFARVVRAQTFLVLSSGYVEQARTFGLRRFTLISRHVLPHAIAQVPALATLGLGTAIIGTAGLSFLGMGPQPPTAEWGLMLAEGRNYLRNAWWIAVWPGVFITLTVVAVNTLGRYWQARFEGRQP; translated from the coding sequence ATGAGCAGCTTAGCATTGCGTCTGCGCCCCTCGCTGCCGTGGCCGCTATGGCCAGCGCTGGGCTTTCTGCTACTGGTGGCGCTGGCGGTGATCGTGCCGGGCTGGCTGACGGCAAACGATCCGCTGCTGGCGGATCCGGTCAATGCCCAGCTGCCGCCTTCACTGCATCACTGGCTGGGTACGGATCAGTTAGGACGTGATCTGCTGACCCGGATTATCTATGGCAGCCGTTACTCGCTGTTAATCAGTGTGGCGGCGATCTCGCTGGCGGTGGTGGCCGGCACCTTACTGGGTCTGTTCGCGGCGCTGGCCAGAGGGGTGGCGGATGAGCTGCTGAGCCGTACCGTAGATGTGATCTCCGCATTTCCCGATCTGTTGCTGGCGCTGATGCTGATTGCTTTTACCGGCCCCGGCACCAGCAATCTGATTATTGCGCTGGGGGTTGCTTCGGTGCCGCGCTTTGCCCGGGTCGTGCGCGCCCAGACCTTTCTGGTGCTCTCTTCCGGTTATGTTGAACAGGCACGCACCTTTGGTTTGCGGCGATTCACTCTGATTAGCCGCCATGTGCTGCCGCATGCGATTGCGCAGGTGCCCGCGCTGGCCACGCTCGGACTGGGCACCGCGATTATTGGCACTGCCGGGTTAAGCTTCCTTGGGATGGGGCCACAGCCGCCCACTGCGGAGTGGGGGCTGATGCTGGCCGAAGGGCGCAATTATCTGCGCAATGCCTGGTGGATTGCCGTCTGGCCAGGGGTATTTATCACTCTGACGGTGGTGGCGGTCAATACTCTCGGGCGCTACTGGCAGGCACGTTTTGAAGGGAGGCAACCATGA
- a CDS encoding LLM class flavin-dependent oxidoreductase yields the protein MSQTQPQLRLGAIIQGVSGNMSAWRHPDAVADASINIAYVQQLAKKAEQGKIDFLFLADGLFITPQSIPHFLNRFEPITLLSALALVTQNIGLVGTLSTSYSEPFTVARQFASLDHLSGGRAGWNVVTSPLEGSAKNFSRQSHPEHDERYRVASEYLQVVTGLWDSWEGDAFVRDKASGEFFAADKLHTLNHQGKYFSVQGPLNVGRSPQGRPVVFQAGASEAGKTFATEVADAIYTRHETLSQARAFREDVRRRLVDRGRQADDIRIFQGISVIIGDNEADAEQRYQQTAQLVSIDKALEYLGRYFEHHDFSQYPLDAPFPDIGELGQNSFRSTTDTIKRDARQRNLTLREVALEAATPRPGFLGTAQQVADGLAQWFLEGAADGFIVRGGTPNAFEDFVDQVIPLLQQRGIYRREYEGATLRENLGLAEPENQFSRARRQEVA from the coding sequence ATGAGTCAGACACAACCTCAGCTGCGCCTCGGCGCCATTATTCAGGGCGTCTCCGGCAATATGTCCGCCTGGCGTCACCCCGATGCGGTGGCTGATGCCAGCATCAATATTGCGTATGTGCAGCAGCTGGCGAAAAAAGCTGAGCAGGGCAAAATTGATTTCCTGTTTCTCGCCGACGGTCTGTTTATTACCCCGCAGTCGATCCCGCATTTTCTTAACCGTTTTGAGCCGATCACGCTGTTGTCGGCGCTGGCGCTGGTGACACAAAACATCGGGCTGGTAGGCACTCTCTCCACCTCTTACAGCGAACCCTTTACCGTAGCGCGTCAGTTCGCCAGCCTCGATCATCTTAGCGGCGGGCGTGCGGGCTGGAATGTGGTGACCTCGCCGCTGGAAGGCTCGGCGAAAAACTTCTCGCGCCAGAGTCATCCGGAACATGATGAACGCTACCGGGTCGCCAGCGAATATTTGCAGGTAGTGACCGGGCTGTGGGATTCGTGGGAAGGCGATGCTTTTGTGCGCGACAAAGCCAGCGGTGAGTTTTTCGCCGCTGACAAGTTGCATACCCTGAACCATCAAGGCAAATATTTCTCGGTGCAGGGGCCGCTCAATGTCGGGCGCTCACCGCAGGGGCGACCGGTGGTGTTTCAGGCTGGTGCATCGGAGGCCGGAAAAACCTTTGCTACCGAGGTCGCCGATGCAATTTACACCCGCCATGAAACCCTGTCGCAGGCGCGCGCCTTCCGCGAAGATGTGCGCCGCCGCCTGGTGGATCGCGGACGTCAGGCCGACGATATTCGTATTTTTCAGGGCATCAGCGTGATTATTGGCGATAACGAAGCCGACGCTGAGCAGCGTTATCAGCAGACCGCACAACTGGTGAGTATCGATAAGGCGCTGGAGTATCTGGGACGTTACTTTGAGCATCATGATTTCAGTCAGTACCCGCTGGATGCGCCGTTCCCGGATATTGGCGAACTGGGCCAGAACAGCTTCCGCAGCACGACCGATACCATCAAACGCGATGCCCGTCAACGCAACCTGACGCTGCGCGAAGTGGCGCTGGAAGCCGCTACGCCGCGTCCCGGTTTCCTTGGCACTGCTCAGCAGGTAGCGGATGGTCTGGCGCAGTGGTTCCTGGAGGGGGCGGCTGATGGCTTTATCGTACGCGGCGGTACGCCAAACGCTTTTGAGGATTTTGTCGACCAGGTAATTCCGCTGCTGCAACAGCGCGGTATCTATCGCCGTGAATACGAAGGCGCGACCCTGCGTGAAAATCTCGGGCTGGCGGAACCGGAAAATCAGTTTAGTCGTGCGCGCCGACAGGAGGTGGCCTGA
- a CDS encoding dipeptide ABC transporter ATP-binding protein, with translation MSKPLIDIRHLTIRFGAVTVVKNIDLQIWPGESVALVGESGSGKTLTARSLLGLQPDDATLSADSFLIDGREMLNADQRQWRTLRGRSIGYVLQDALISLDPLRRIEQQLADALSASGIRQPAVLRERSLALLHAAGIADAESRMALYPHQLSGGQRQRALIATALANRPGLLIADEPTTALDMTVQRQILQLLLQRQRDGHALLLISHDLAVVAELADRVLVMRDGEVVEQGPTRQLLQSPQHAWTQRLLRAVPTAQTRGLRLASAEPMPLAAKVIQREVPLLQAIALNKAYGERQVLNNIHFTLHAGETLGVVGESGSGKTSLVRVVMGLSEPDSGVLLLDGQPWNNLTESARRPRRARLQLISQDPFSSFDPRYTVDKIIGESLDSVGIFGDARRQRVRQLLDEVQLGDRFLTRYPRELSGGQRQRVAIARAFAPSPALLVADEPVSALDVSVQAQVLDLLADMQAQHGTALLFISHDLGVIQHLADRVLVMQDGKVVESGDISQVFTAPQHPWTQKLLQALPVLPQQVA, from the coding sequence ATGAGTAAACCACTTATCGATATCCGTCATCTCACCATCCGCTTCGGCGCGGTGACGGTGGTGAAAAATATTGATTTGCAAATCTGGCCGGGCGAATCGGTGGCGCTGGTGGGGGAGTCCGGCAGTGGAAAGACCCTGACCGCCCGCAGTCTGCTGGGTTTACAGCCGGATGACGCCACCCTCAGCGCCGACAGCTTTCTGATTGACGGGCGCGAGATGCTGAATGCGGATCAGCGTCAGTGGCGGACGCTACGCGGTCGCAGTATTGGCTACGTATTGCAGGACGCGCTGATCTCCCTCGATCCGTTGCGGCGCATCGAACAGCAACTGGCGGATGCGCTCTCTGCGTCGGGCATCCGCCAGCCCGCAGTATTACGCGAACGCAGCCTGGCGTTGCTGCATGCGGCAGGTATCGCCGATGCGGAGAGCCGGATGGCGCTCTATCCGCATCAGCTCTCCGGCGGCCAGCGCCAGCGCGCGCTGATTGCCACCGCGCTGGCCAACAGACCGGGGTTACTGATTGCCGATGAACCGACTACGGCGCTGGATATGACCGTCCAGCGCCAGATCCTGCAATTATTGCTGCAGCGCCAGCGCGACGGCCATGCGCTGTTGCTGATCAGTCACGACCTGGCGGTGGTGGCGGAGCTGGCCGACAGAGTGCTGGTAATGCGTGATGGCGAAGTGGTGGAGCAGGGACCAACCCGGCAGCTATTGCAGTCGCCGCAGCACGCCTGGACGCAGCGTCTGCTACGCGCTGTGCCGACTGCGCAGACGCGCGGCTTACGGCTGGCAAGCGCGGAACCGATGCCGTTAGCCGCCAAAGTTATCCAGCGCGAAGTACCGCTGTTGCAGGCGATAGCGCTGAACAAGGCGTATGGCGAACGTCAGGTGCTGAACAATATCCACTTTACCCTGCATGCCGGAGAAACCCTTGGCGTGGTCGGAGAATCCGGCAGCGGCAAGACCTCACTGGTCAGGGTGGTGATGGGACTGAGCGAACCGGACAGCGGCGTGCTGCTACTGGATGGTCAGCCATGGAACAACCTGACGGAGTCGGCGCGGCGACCACGCCGCGCCCGGCTGCAACTGATTTCGCAGGATCCCTTCAGCTCGTTTGATCCACGTTACACGGTAGATAAAATTATCGGCGAGAGCCTCGACAGCGTCGGCATCTTTGGTGATGCGCGCCGCCAGCGGGTACGCCAGTTGCTGGATGAAGTGCAGCTCGGCGATCGTTTTTTAACCCGCTACCCGCGTGAGTTATCCGGTGGACAGCGCCAGCGTGTGGCGATTGCCCGCGCTTTCGCCCCCAGCCCGGCGCTGCTGGTCGCTGATGAACCGGTCAGCGCGCTGGATGTGTCGGTTCAGGCGCAGGTTCTCGATCTGCTGGCCGATATGCAGGCACAACACGGCACGGCGCTGCTGTTTATCTCACACGATCTGGGTGTGATTCAGCATCTGGCCGATCGGGTGCTGGTGATGCAGGACGGCAAAGTGGTGGAGAGCGGCGATATCAGTCAGGTGTTCACTGCGCCGCAGCACCCCTGGACGCAAAAACTTTTACAGGCGCTGCCGGTTCTGCCGCAGCAGGTCGCCTGA
- a CDS encoding ABC transporter ATP-binding protein, translating to MSDSILRVEHLMMHFGGIKALNDVNLEVERGSITALIGPNGAGKTTVFNCLTGFYQASGGVIMLNAQSRMTDVIQVLGQKIRPADFLHPARLGSRIWYKMFGGTHLVNRAGLARTFQNIRLFREMSVVENLMVAQHMQANRNLIAGIFNTPGYRRAENQALDRAFYWLEVVDLVECANRLAGTLSYGQQRRLEIARAMCTGPEMICLDEPAAGLNPVETRALSHIVRTLRQQHGVTVLLIEHDMGMVMEISDQVIVLDHGDVIARGTPQEIQRNVSVIAAYLGADEEEIAG from the coding sequence ATGAGTGACAGCATTCTGCGTGTGGAACATCTGATGATGCACTTTGGCGGCATCAAAGCGCTGAACGATGTAAACCTTGAGGTGGAGCGCGGCTCCATTACCGCGCTGATTGGCCCTAACGGGGCGGGGAAAACCACGGTATTTAACTGCCTGACCGGATTTTATCAGGCTTCTGGCGGCGTGATTATGCTTAATGCACAATCACGCATGACTGATGTGATTCAGGTGCTGGGACAGAAAATTCGCCCGGCGGATTTTCTCCATCCGGCCCGACTGGGGTCACGTATCTGGTATAAAATGTTTGGCGGCACGCACCTGGTGAACCGCGCCGGGCTGGCGCGCACTTTCCAGAATATCCGCTTATTCCGTGAGATGTCAGTGGTGGAAAATCTGATGGTGGCCCAGCATATGCAGGCCAATCGCAATCTGATCGCCGGGATCTTCAATACTCCGGGTTATCGCCGGGCGGAAAATCAGGCGCTGGATCGGGCCTTCTACTGGCTGGAAGTGGTAGATCTGGTGGAGTGCGCCAATCGTCTGGCGGGTACGCTCTCCTATGGTCAGCAGCGGCGGCTGGAGATTGCCCGCGCGATGTGCACCGGGCCGGAGATGATCTGTCTTGACGAACCAGCCGCGGGCCTCAATCCGGTGGAAACCCGCGCGCTGAGCCATATCGTGCGGACATTGCGGCAGCAACACGGGGTCACGGTGCTGCTGATTGAACATGATATGGGCATGGTGATGGAGATTTCCGATCAGGTGATTGTCCTCGACCATGGCGATGTGATTGCCCGCGGTACGCCGCAAGAGATTCAGCGCAATGTCAGTGTGATTGCCGCCTATCTGGGCGCCGACGAAGAGGAGATCGCCGGATGA